One Dama dama isolate Ldn47 chromosome 18, ASM3311817v1, whole genome shotgun sequence DNA window includes the following coding sequences:
- the LOC133072855 gene encoding CDC42 small effector protein 1-like encodes MLKRPQSQKKRRWIDWTMTGEPMNFVRLTHIGSGERDGLVMTGAFRSRLDPRETKRP; translated from the coding sequence ATGCTAAAGAGACCCCAGTCACAGAAGAAGAGGAGATGGATTGACTGGACCATGACTGGGGAACCAATGAATTTTGTCCGCCTGACTCACATTGGCTCTGGGGAGAGAGATGGACTTGTCATGACAGGTGCATTCAGGAGCAGATTAGATCCAAGGGAAACTAAAAGGCCGTAG